One part of the Ochrobactrum quorumnocens genome encodes these proteins:
- a CDS encoding Trm112 family protein, translating to MTENENIGNIDVKLLELLVCPLTKGSLKYDAENSELISEKAKLAYQVRGGIPIMLPSEARALE from the coding sequence ATGACTGAAAACGAAAACATCGGCAATATCGACGTCAAGCTGCTTGAATTGCTTGTGTGCCCTCTGACCAAGGGCTCGCTGAAATATGATGCAGAAAACAGTGAGCTGATCTCTGAGAAAGCCAAGCTTGCCTACCAGGTTCGCGGGGGCATTCCGATCATGTTGCCGTCGGAAGCGCGTGCGCTGGAATAG
- a CDS encoding LON peptidase substrate-binding domain-containing protein, which translates to MQVGNARYRTGADIPELVSIFPLRGALLLPGGQLPLNIFEPRYLEMVEDALAGKRIIAMIQPRIEEGQEDEDDNDRFDETARPQLSQVGCLGRITTYAETGDGRVLITLQGICRFRVLDEINCRKPYRQCRIAPFLTDLETAPDLGEIDRDALLRAFRDYLEVHSLEADWDSISRAGNDTLVNALSMMSPFGPAEKQALLEAPDLKTRAATLIAITEMVLAKVKDDYGSRLQ; encoded by the coding sequence ATGCAAGTGGGCAATGCCCGTTACCGGACGGGCGCTGATATACCGGAGCTGGTGTCGATCTTCCCATTGAGAGGCGCGCTGCTTTTGCCTGGTGGACAGCTGCCGCTGAATATTTTCGAGCCTCGCTATCTGGAAATGGTGGAAGATGCGCTGGCCGGAAAGCGGATTATCGCCATGATCCAACCGCGCATTGAAGAGGGCCAAGAGGACGAGGACGACAATGACAGATTTGACGAGACTGCGCGACCGCAGTTGAGCCAGGTCGGCTGCCTCGGGCGTATCACTACATACGCAGAAACCGGAGACGGGCGTGTCCTCATTACGCTACAGGGCATATGCCGGTTCAGGGTGCTGGATGAAATCAACTGCCGCAAGCCTTATCGTCAATGCCGGATTGCACCGTTTTTGACGGATTTGGAAACTGCGCCTGATCTGGGTGAGATCGACCGTGATGCGCTGCTCCGAGCTTTCCGAGATTATCTTGAAGTGCATAGTCTGGAAGCAGATTGGGACAGCATTTCGCGTGCGGGCAACGACACATTAGTCAATGCTTTGTCGATGATGTCGCCTTTCGGACCCGCCGAAAAGCAGGCATTGCTGGAAGCGCCTGATTTGAAAACACGTGCAGCGACGCTAATCGCCATTACAGAAATGGTCCTTGCCAAGGTCAAGGATGATTACGGTTCGCGCCTGCAATGA
- the trxA gene encoding thioredoxin produces the protein MTSQNNPYSSASGQMTGNVSFGTTTAAVGGGDLIKDTTTAGFQADVLAESRNQPVLVDFWAPWCGPCKQLTPIIENAVREAGGAVKLVKMNIDDHPSIAGQLGIQSIPAVIAFVNGQPADGFMGALPESKVKEFIAKIGGPSDQEAAITEAVNAAKELVEAGDFVQASQIFSSILQVAPDNVDAVVGLATCLLESGDADKAREILASLPEDKQDAAPVRALEARLALADQVKLIGDPIELERRVQADPKDYQARFDLAQVRNAQGRREDAADELLAIMKADRSWEDDGARKQLLQFFEAWGNTDPATLGARRKLSSLLFS, from the coding sequence ATGACGAGCCAGAACAATCCTTATTCGAGTGCAAGCGGACAAATGACCGGCAATGTGTCGTTTGGCACCACAACGGCAGCCGTTGGTGGTGGCGATCTTATCAAGGACACCACGACTGCGGGCTTTCAGGCGGATGTTCTGGCGGAATCGCGCAATCAGCCTGTGCTTGTTGATTTTTGGGCGCCATGGTGCGGCCCTTGCAAACAGTTGACGCCAATTATCGAGAATGCCGTGCGCGAAGCTGGCGGTGCGGTCAAGCTGGTGAAGATGAATATTGACGATCATCCGTCAATCGCGGGCCAGCTCGGCATTCAGTCAATTCCAGCGGTCATTGCCTTCGTCAATGGCCAGCCAGCAGATGGCTTTATGGGTGCTTTGCCGGAATCCAAGGTCAAGGAATTCATCGCTAAGATTGGCGGTCCAAGCGATCAGGAAGCGGCGATTACCGAAGCGGTGAATGCGGCCAAGGAATTGGTTGAGGCAGGCGATTTTGTTCAGGCTTCGCAGATATTCTCGTCGATCCTGCAAGTTGCACCTGACAATGTGGATGCAGTAGTCGGCCTGGCGACGTGCTTGCTTGAATCAGGTGATGCAGACAAGGCGCGGGAAATTCTGGCAAGCTTGCCCGAAGACAAGCAGGATGCAGCGCCTGTACGTGCGCTTGAGGCCCGCCTTGCGCTTGCAGATCAGGTGAAGCTCATCGGCGATCCGATTGAACTGGAACGCCGCGTGCAGGCCGATCCAAAAGACTATCAAGCACGGTTTGATCTTGCTCAGGTGCGCAATGCACAAGGGCGTCGTGAAGATGCGGCTGATGAATTGTTGGCAATCATGAAAGCGGATCGCAGCTGGGAGGACGATGGCGCGCGCAAGCAACTTTTGCAGTTCTTCGAGGCGTGGGGCAATACGGATCCGGCAACCTTGGGCGCACGTCGCAAACTTTCGTCGCTCCTGTTCTCATGA
- a CDS encoding prolyl-tRNA synthetase associated domain-containing protein, with translation MPLTSHELHDYLKSLDIEVTTVEHPPLFTVADSQHLRGEIAGGHTKNLFLKDKKDNFFLVTVDEKAVVDLKSIHQIIGASSRVSFGKPEKLMEYLGVVPGGVTVFGAVNDTDHNVQIILDAGLMENGIINGHPLTNEATTSIKRDDLIRFLAATGHEVRILAVSEDAKAASSV, from the coding sequence ATGCCTCTGACATCGCATGAACTTCACGACTATCTGAAAAGCCTCGATATCGAGGTTACAACAGTCGAGCATCCGCCATTGTTCACGGTTGCTGATTCACAGCATCTGCGTGGGGAAATCGCCGGTGGGCACACCAAGAACCTGTTTCTGAAAGACAAGAAAGACAATTTCTTTCTGGTGACGGTAGACGAGAAAGCGGTTGTCGATCTCAAGTCGATCCACCAAATCATTGGTGCCAGCAGCCGTGTTTCGTTCGGCAAGCCTGAAAAGCTGATGGAATATCTCGGTGTCGTGCCCGGCGGTGTGACGGTGTTTGGTGCGGTGAATGATACCGACCATAATGTTCAGATCATTCTGGACGCTGGGTTGATGGAAAACGGCATCATCAATGGTCATCCTTTGACCAATGAAGCGACGACATCAATCAAACGCGATGATCTGATCCGATTTCTTGCCGCCACGGGGCATGAGGTGCGCATATTGGCTGTATCAGAGGATGCGAAAGCGGCATCATCGGTATAG
- a CDS encoding FecCD family ABC transporter permease, with translation MRDVKKSVLRIGSFSIQWRKRALIVCGLLLLAALVLGILHIGTGTMSFTPAEIVKSLVGEGASPTADRIIMRVRLPRLVTALFVGASLGMAGSIFQSISRNALGSPDIIGFTTGAATGAIVQIILFNAGPFETALAAVLSGIGTALIVFLLSMKGRTTGGYRLILVGIGMGAVLSGINTVLLVVGDLDQAASAQLWLAGSLNTRTWSHAIPAILGFVVVVPIAIYHAQRINLLEMGDDAASQLGVRVETTRLIMVLAAVGLTSVATAAAGPIAFIALAAPQLVRRLTRSSAVPLLASALMGAVLLVGADLVSQHFPFNVKMPIGLTTGLLGGVYLLWVLARNRRIS, from the coding sequence ATGAGGGACGTGAAGAAATCTGTTTTGCGCATTGGCAGCTTCTCTATTCAGTGGCGGAAGAGGGCACTTATTGTCTGTGGCCTGCTGCTGCTTGCCGCTCTAGTACTTGGCATCCTGCATATTGGCACAGGCACAATGTCTTTCACGCCAGCCGAGATCGTCAAAAGTCTTGTGGGTGAAGGTGCCAGTCCGACAGCCGACCGTATCATCATGCGTGTGCGTCTTCCGCGTCTTGTGACCGCACTTTTTGTAGGTGCATCGTTGGGAATGGCCGGATCGATTTTTCAGTCGATATCGCGCAATGCACTCGGATCACCGGATATCATTGGCTTCACGACTGGGGCTGCGACAGGCGCAATCGTTCAGATCATCCTGTTCAATGCAGGCCCTTTTGAGACGGCCTTGGCCGCAGTTTTGTCGGGCATAGGCACAGCGCTTATTGTGTTTCTGCTGTCAATGAAGGGGCGCACCACGGGCGGCTACAGGCTTATTCTGGTTGGTATCGGGATGGGAGCGGTCCTCTCAGGCATCAATACGGTTTTGTTGGTGGTGGGTGATTTGGATCAGGCGGCTTCCGCACAGCTCTGGCTGGCCGGATCGCTCAATACGAGAACGTGGTCGCATGCGATCCCGGCTATTCTGGGCTTTGTCGTCGTTGTACCGATTGCGATCTACCATGCGCAGCGCATTAACCTGCTTGAAATGGGTGACGACGCTGCGAGCCAGCTCGGCGTTCGGGTCGAAACCACCCGTCTGATTATGGTTCTGGCGGCGGTTGGACTGACATCGGTTGCGACGGCCGCCGCGGGACCAATTGCCTTTATCGCACTTGCTGCTCCGCAACTGGTGCGACGCTTGACCCGCTCATCGGCAGTGCCTTTGCTTGCCAGCGCTTTGATGGGCGCGGTTCTGCTTGTGGGAGCCGATCTCGTCAGCCAGCACTTTCCGTTCAATGTAAAAATGCCGATCGGACTAACAACAGGTTTGTTGGGCGGCGTGTATCTTCTCTGGGTGCTCGCGCGTAATCGCCGGATTTCCTGA
- a CDS encoding FecCD family ABC transporter permease translates to MWGLCAGLFVLGIAVLASLALGSRSIPLGDTLEALWSPDIQNDQHLIIRELRIPRTIVAILAGLALGVAGAVMQAVTRNPLAEPGLLGINAGAAVAVILGIVAFNLTSMVQYVWFAFLGAGLAGVAVFILGRSNGTGTNPVRLVLAGAGVSVVLASITGIIIINAPLAVFDQFRHWSAGSVEGRGYDVIAVLAISVVLGLIIAFSIAGKLNAIALGKELGAALGVNVYSTLLLSCLTVMLLAGAATAGAGPIGFVGLVAPHLARAIVGPNYRWILPYAALFAAILLLGADIIGRVIAAPSEVAAGIVSMLIGGPFFIFVVRRFRLSKL, encoded by the coding sequence ATGTGGGGTCTTTGTGCCGGTTTGTTTGTGCTTGGCATAGCGGTTCTCGCCAGCCTTGCGCTTGGCTCCAGGTCAATACCGCTTGGCGATACATTGGAGGCTTTGTGGTCGCCGGATATCCAAAACGACCAGCACCTGATTATTCGCGAGTTGCGTATCCCGCGCACAATTGTTGCTATCCTAGCGGGCCTTGCCTTGGGTGTCGCTGGCGCGGTGATGCAGGCGGTCACGCGCAATCCTTTGGCAGAACCGGGACTGCTTGGCATTAATGCGGGTGCGGCGGTCGCCGTCATCCTTGGTATTGTTGCCTTCAATCTGACATCGATGGTGCAATATGTCTGGTTTGCGTTTCTTGGCGCAGGTCTTGCAGGCGTTGCCGTGTTTATTCTGGGGCGAAGCAATGGAACCGGCACCAATCCGGTGAGGCTGGTTCTTGCGGGTGCTGGCGTATCCGTAGTGCTCGCATCCATTACCGGGATCATCATTATCAATGCGCCATTGGCCGTTTTTGATCAGTTTCGCCACTGGTCTGCCGGTTCGGTCGAGGGCAGAGGCTATGATGTGATTGCAGTCCTGGCCATTTCCGTTGTGCTTGGATTGATCATTGCCTTTTCCATCGCAGGCAAACTGAACGCCATCGCTTTGGGCAAGGAGCTGGGGGCCGCACTTGGAGTCAATGTCTATTCAACGTTGCTGCTATCCTGCCTGACTGTGATGCTTCTGGCAGGTGCTGCCACTGCTGGAGCCGGGCCGATAGGTTTTGTCGGTCTTGTCGCGCCGCATCTCGCACGTGCAATCGTTGGACCGAACTATCGTTGGATTTTGCCTTACGCGGCGTTGTTTGCAGCCATTCTTCTGCTTGGTGCGGATATCATCGGACGAGTAATAGCAGCCCCTTCAGAAGTGGCGGCGGGCATCGTTTCAATGCTGATCGGGGGACCGTTCTTTATTTTCGTCGTTCGTAGATTCCGGTTGTCCAAGCTATGA
- the fepB gene encoding Fe2+-enterobactin ABC transporter substrate-binding protein: MKSWKILFSFLIMLAAFALSFKVALAQDDQWPRTIKHYSGELMLKSKPVRIVSTAPSLTGILLAINAPVIASTATTPSMLTDDKGFFSQWAKVADERGVEVLYSNLDFDIEAIIALEPDLVVASATGADSVLQHYPELKAQGIPTMVVNYSNQSWQDIAAEFGKATGLEDEVVAAVARFNDYAAKAAATITRSDAPVSIVGYNIGNSYSIGKATSAQGQLLEALGFKVDGVPEALAKQVTRSSDFDFISHENLSAAITGKTVFLLRGVDADVTAFLNDPVLANLPAVKEKQVYPLGATSFRIDYYSGIQLIDIVAAHFRK, translated from the coding sequence GTGAAATCCTGGAAAATCCTCTTTTCATTCCTGATTATGCTTGCAGCCTTCGCGTTGTCTTTTAAGGTCGCGCTGGCACAAGATGATCAATGGCCCCGCACGATCAAGCACTATTCTGGCGAGCTGATGCTAAAGTCAAAGCCTGTGCGGATTGTCTCGACCGCTCCAAGCCTCACCGGAATTCTGCTTGCGATCAATGCGCCGGTTATCGCGAGCACAGCGACCACACCCAGCATGTTGACCGACGACAAGGGCTTTTTCTCGCAATGGGCAAAGGTCGCGGATGAACGCGGTGTTGAGGTGCTCTATTCCAACCTCGATTTCGATATTGAAGCAATTATTGCACTGGAGCCAGATCTTGTTGTGGCATCAGCGACGGGTGCCGACAGTGTTCTTCAGCATTATCCTGAGCTGAAAGCGCAGGGCATTCCAACGATGGTCGTGAATTATTCCAATCAAAGCTGGCAGGATATTGCAGCCGAGTTTGGCAAGGCTACCGGCCTGGAAGACGAGGTTGTGGCAGCGGTTGCGCGCTTTAATGATTATGCAGCCAAAGCGGCCGCCACCATAACGCGCTCCGATGCACCCGTCAGCATTGTCGGTTATAATATCGGCAACAGCTATTCGATTGGTAAGGCAACAAGTGCGCAGGGGCAATTGCTTGAAGCGCTTGGTTTCAAGGTCGATGGGGTGCCTGAAGCGCTGGCCAAGCAGGTGACGCGCAGTTCCGATTTTGATTTCATTTCTCATGAGAACCTGTCCGCAGCTATAACCGGCAAAACCGTGTTTTTGCTGCGCGGCGTCGATGCTGATGTAACAGCCTTTTTGAATGATCCGGTTCTGGCCAATCTGCCTGCTGTCAAGGAGAAACAGGTTTACCCATTGGGTGCCACGTCTTTTCGGATTGACTATTATTCAGGGATTCAGCTGATTGATATTGTCGCCGCGCATTTTCGTAAATGA
- a CDS encoding ABC transporter ATP-binding protein gives MMHRLHADTVTLKYDERTVATDLSVAIPDASFTVIVGPNACGKSTLLRALSRLLKPTSGKIILDGGDISSLPAKETARRLGLLPQSSIAPEGITVADLVARGRYPHQSFLRQWSEADEVAVAQAMEATKITELADRPVDELSGGQRQRVWIALVLAQDTPILLLDEPTTYLDIAHQIELLDLLAQLNKQGRTVVAVLHELNHACRYASHLIAMRDGALIAQGRPADIVTEKLVEDVFGLTSIIIPDPVSGTPLIVPKSSAA, from the coding sequence ATGATGCATCGCCTTCACGCTGATACCGTGACGTTGAAATATGATGAGAGAACAGTCGCGACCGACTTGTCCGTGGCTATTCCTGATGCATCCTTCACGGTTATTGTCGGGCCGAATGCGTGTGGAAAATCAACACTACTCCGGGCTTTATCGCGGCTGTTAAAACCAACGTCCGGGAAGATCATTCTGGATGGTGGTGACATTTCAAGCCTACCCGCGAAGGAAACAGCGCGCCGGCTCGGTCTGCTGCCACAAAGCTCGATTGCACCGGAAGGGATTACGGTTGCCGATCTCGTTGCGCGTGGCCGTTACCCACATCAATCCTTCTTGCGGCAATGGTCCGAAGCGGATGAAGTGGCCGTGGCGCAGGCCATGGAAGCGACCAAGATCACCGAACTTGCAGACCGGCCTGTAGATGAACTTTCAGGCGGACAGCGCCAGCGCGTCTGGATCGCTTTGGTGCTGGCGCAAGACACGCCGATCCTGCTTCTCGATGAACCAACGACCTATCTCGATATCGCGCATCAAATCGAATTGCTTGATCTTCTAGCACAGCTTAACAAGCAGGGACGAACAGTCGTCGCTGTTTTGCATGAACTCAATCATGCCTGCCGCTATGCCTCGCATCTGATCGCAATGCGCGATGGCGCCTTGATTGCCCAGGGCAGACCTGCCGATATCGTCACGGAAAAACTGGTCGAAGACGTATTTGGCCTTACCTCCATCATCATCCCAGACCCGGTTTCCGGTACGCCACTCATCGTTCCGAAGAGCAGCGCGGCCTAG
- a CDS encoding IclR family transcriptional regulator → MKEQDGFPADEAETAGDKRSGTIQSVSIAARFLKILANAENELPLGEVAKRAGTGGSTAHRYMQSLVKEGLAKQDPVSGFYDLGPTALSIGIGALKRVDAVEIAAQHMKALAQRHAMSGGVAIWTDRGPTLVRWYRSAYFSVNPLALGDTLPVDNTACGLVFQSFLPKSSIDAVRKVQPANFRGTPPTKALLDKVRGDRWSEMTSHLLSNVTGQASPVLDAQGEIVCVMTTVADLGQLRTDEERRALFHEACMVNQSTGGLIVDTQLEMPES, encoded by the coding sequence TTGAAAGAACAGGATGGGTTTCCCGCTGATGAGGCTGAGACTGCGGGAGATAAACGCTCCGGCACGATCCAGTCGGTATCAATTGCAGCACGGTTTCTGAAAATTCTGGCCAATGCCGAAAACGAGCTTCCATTGGGTGAAGTTGCGAAGCGGGCAGGAACAGGGGGATCGACAGCGCATCGCTATATGCAAAGTCTCGTGAAGGAAGGGCTTGCAAAGCAGGACCCTGTCAGCGGATTTTACGATCTTGGGCCGACAGCGCTCAGCATCGGCATAGGTGCGCTGAAGCGTGTCGATGCGGTGGAAATCGCAGCGCAGCATATGAAAGCTCTGGCGCAGCGTCATGCCATGAGCGGCGGCGTGGCGATCTGGACGGATAGAGGTCCAACTTTGGTGCGATGGTATCGCAGCGCCTATTTTTCGGTAAATCCACTGGCGCTTGGCGATACGCTGCCGGTCGATAATACGGCCTGTGGTCTGGTTTTTCAGTCTTTCCTGCCGAAAAGCAGCATTGATGCAGTTCGCAAGGTTCAGCCTGCCAATTTTCGTGGCACGCCGCCGACCAAAGCGCTTCTCGATAAGGTGCGTGGCGACCGCTGGTCGGAGATGACGAGCCATCTTTTGTCGAATGTTACCGGGCAGGCATCGCCTGTACTGGATGCTCAGGGCGAAATCGTCTGCGTCATGACGACGGTCGCTGATCTTGGCCAGCTTCGCACTGATGAAGAACGCAGAGCGCTTTTTCACGAAGCCTGCATGGTCAATCAATCCACAGGCGGCCTGATTGTCGATACGCAGCTTGAAATGCCGGAAAGCTAG
- a CDS encoding TonB-dependent receptor has translation MNIRSTRGFFYSVSALTLAALTGSPALAQDAQPSGESKTLVLDTLVITGEKVARDIKNTASSVTVITAKEIAREKTGDSSVAEVVRGTPNVVYSDTVGAPVIRGQDSQGPNNGATAFFSGTVPRATINLDGHYLNYNEFIFGSAPIWDVDSIEVFRGPQTTSQGANAIAGAIVINTKDPTFEQEGAYQVEIGNYNAKRTSIMLNTPLYKDEIAGRLAIDYSGRDTFIDYINPGFYSSGTDHDFQSLNIRSKLLWQPAEIPGLEAKLTYSFNKSNRPTYEAATPLYYELDYNGQSMPTWDQRTNTGILDVSYDFDNGFKFFNQTQFSDSSVERSTGIVNGGDANIDQTNISNEARITYGDQEDVISGVAGIYYAHTKTDEALYLLNASNKTANNYLSSFDDKKTNLGLFGELSWRMNDQWTLTGGMRYQQDNIQRDGVSVYSYVPVNFDETFSAFLPKVSLAYAITPDLTVGGLVSRGYNPGGVSLYMNTTNPASSKWNKFDEETLWNYELFTRAEVLDNKLVLNANVFYMDMKNAQYNIPVVLPNNIVQSYTINAEKAHAYGLEIGADYRVLDNLTLKSSAGILRTKIDEISSNASYEDNEFAKSPGYMLSFGASWDVTEKFNVSGNVRHTDGYYSDVANTKAYWVGAYTIADARMSYDFTEKFQLYGFVKNIFNERAPTSLQATRGISGATTQASMTMPRTFGIGIKGSF, from the coding sequence ATGAATATCCGTTCTACCCGTGGCTTTTTCTATAGTGTCAGCGCGTTGACGCTTGCGGCACTTACTGGATCGCCTGCCCTTGCGCAGGATGCTCAGCCGTCAGGCGAATCCAAAACATTGGTGCTCGATACGTTGGTCATTACCGGCGAAAAAGTCGCGCGTGATATCAAAAACACCGCATCATCTGTCACCGTGATTACCGCCAAGGAAATTGCTCGGGAAAAAACCGGCGATTCTTCGGTAGCGGAAGTGGTACGCGGAACCCCCAACGTCGTTTACTCCGATACAGTCGGCGCACCCGTTATTCGAGGTCAGGACAGCCAAGGCCCAAACAATGGTGCAACGGCCTTCTTTTCGGGCACCGTCCCCCGCGCGACGATCAATCTCGACGGCCATTATCTGAACTATAATGAGTTCATTTTTGGCTCTGCCCCCATCTGGGACGTCGACAGCATCGAAGTCTTCCGTGGCCCGCAAACCACATCGCAGGGTGCGAATGCAATCGCCGGTGCGATTGTCATCAACACCAAGGACCCGACATTCGAGCAGGAAGGCGCTTATCAGGTCGAGATTGGCAATTACAATGCCAAGCGCACATCTATCATGCTCAATACCCCGCTTTATAAAGACGAGATTGCTGGCCGTCTCGCGATTGATTATTCCGGTCGCGATACTTTCATCGATTATATCAATCCAGGCTTCTACTCGTCGGGCACCGATCACGATTTCCAGTCGCTGAACATCCGTTCAAAGCTTCTATGGCAACCTGCCGAAATCCCCGGCCTTGAAGCAAAGCTCACCTACTCTTTCAACAAGAGCAATCGCCCGACCTACGAGGCAGCCACACCTCTTTATTATGAGCTGGATTATAACGGCCAGAGTATGCCGACATGGGATCAGCGTACCAATACCGGCATTCTGGACGTCAGCTATGATTTCGATAATGGATTTAAGTTCTTTAACCAGACGCAATTTTCCGACTCCAGCGTCGAACGCTCGACAGGTATTGTAAACGGTGGCGATGCCAATATCGATCAGACCAATATTTCCAATGAAGCTCGCATTACCTATGGCGACCAGGAAGATGTCATCAGCGGCGTAGCAGGTATTTATTACGCGCACACCAAAACGGACGAAGCGCTTTATCTGCTGAATGCGAGCAATAAAACCGCCAATAATTATCTCTCGTCATTCGACGACAAGAAGACAAATCTCGGCCTGTTCGGTGAGTTAAGCTGGCGCATGAATGATCAATGGACCCTGACCGGGGGTATGCGCTACCAGCAGGATAACATTCAGCGTGATGGTGTTTCCGTCTATTCGTATGTGCCAGTCAACTTCGACGAAACCTTCTCGGCGTTCCTGCCAAAAGTCTCGCTGGCCTACGCTATCACGCCCGATCTGACAGTCGGCGGACTGGTGAGCCGCGGATATAATCCCGGTGGCGTGTCGCTCTATATGAACACGACCAACCCTGCATCGAGCAAGTGGAACAAATTCGACGAAGAAACTTTGTGGAACTATGAGCTATTCACGCGTGCTGAAGTGCTGGATAACAAGCTCGTTCTGAACGCCAACGTGTTCTACATGGACATGAAAAATGCGCAGTATAACATTCCAGTTGTCCTGCCGAATAACATCGTCCAGTCCTACACCATCAATGCCGAAAAAGCGCACGCCTATGGTCTTGAAATTGGTGCAGACTATCGAGTGCTCGACAATCTGACGCTCAAATCGAGTGCGGGCATTTTGCGCACCAAGATCGATGAGATTTCCAGCAATGCTTCGTATGAAGACAATGAATTCGCAAAGTCTCCCGGCTATATGCTGAGCTTCGGCGCGAGCTGGGATGTGACCGAAAAATTCAATGTTTCTGGCAATGTCCGCCATACAGACGGCTATTATTCAGACGTTGCGAACACGAAGGCTTACTGGGTCGGGGCCTATACGATTGCCGATGCCCGCATGAGCTATGATTTCACTGAGAAGTTCCAGCTCTATGGCTTTGTGAAGAACATCTTCAACGAACGTGCGCCAACGTCTCTGCAAGCAACGCGCGGCATCAGCGGAGCAACGACGCAAGCCAGCATGACCATGCCACGCACTTTCGGCATAGGCATCAAGGGCAGCTTCTGA
- a CDS encoding NtaA/DmoA family FMN-dependent monooxygenase (This protein belongs to a clade of FMN-dependent monooxygenases, within a broader family of flavin-dependent oxidoreductases, the luciferase-like monooxygenase (LMM) family, some of whose members use coenzyme F420 rather than FMN.), translated as MASRKTLHIGMSLAPTWLSGDGWRHTNSDIEGVFGSDFYIDIAKRAEAAKLDFVFRPDSLFLNSPIMETTPGFASLDATLLMGTLARETSKIGLLTTISTTFMAPYAVARQVSSLHHLSNGRAGWNIVTALDGNVNFGLDEMPTSDERYAKAAEFTEVVRALWESFPGSALKRDRASGNYADTARIQPINHEGDFFKVKGPLNIPSIENVPIPLVQAGASPAGRSFAASVADAIFSATPDIDVAINLRKDLRSLAQSHGRNEDDVRLLPGLSLYLAPTRKEAEELFSYTHARGNRARKIAYIRDMTGLDLTDWPEDRLIRPSDLPPPPEKVRSKTHAGLLQRLLQKETLRLDDLLRRSEVISAAHWQIIGTVDDAVAQIRQWSEAGAIDGFITAPGGSTSSMHMALDELMPRLSEAGLLRSDYTGNTFAHHLSE; from the coding sequence ATGGCTTCTCGCAAAACGCTCCATATCGGCATGTCACTCGCTCCCACCTGGCTAAGTGGTGACGGCTGGCGACATACAAACAGCGATATTGAAGGTGTCTTCGGATCAGACTTTTATATCGATATTGCCAAACGTGCGGAAGCTGCCAAACTCGACTTCGTGTTTCGACCTGACAGTCTGTTTCTCAACAGTCCGATCATGGAGACAACGCCCGGCTTTGCCAGTCTGGACGCGACTTTGCTGATGGGAACACTTGCCCGCGAAACGTCAAAGATCGGGTTGCTTACGACCATTTCGACCACCTTCATGGCGCCATATGCGGTGGCACGGCAGGTTTCGTCGTTGCATCATCTAAGCAATGGGCGCGCAGGCTGGAACATCGTCACCGCACTTGATGGCAATGTAAATTTCGGCCTTGATGAGATGCCGACATCCGACGAGCGCTATGCGAAAGCGGCAGAATTTACCGAAGTCGTACGCGCCTTGTGGGAAAGCTTTCCCGGTTCGGCCCTCAAGCGCGACCGGGCTAGCGGAAACTATGCAGACACGGCGCGTATTCAGCCGATCAATCACGAGGGCGATTTCTTCAAAGTCAAAGGACCGCTCAACATTCCTTCGATTGAGAATGTGCCAATCCCGCTTGTTCAGGCTGGCGCCTCACCTGCCGGTCGCAGCTTCGCGGCCTCGGTGGCCGATGCAATCTTTTCCGCAACGCCGGACATCGATGTGGCCATCAATCTACGCAAAGACTTGCGTTCCCTTGCGCAATCTCATGGCCGCAATGAGGACGATGTGCGCCTGCTACCCGGCCTCAGCCTCTATCTCGCTCCTACACGCAAGGAAGCTGAAGAGCTGTTTTCTTATACCCACGCGCGTGGCAACCGCGCCCGCAAGATTGCCTATATTCGGGATATGACTGGTCTTGATCTCACAGACTGGCCGGAAGATCGATTGATCCGCCCGTCCGATTTACCACCGCCACCAGAAAAAGTGCGCAGCAAAACCCATGCCGGATTGCTGCAGCGCCTTCTGCAAAAAGAGACGCTCCGCCTTGATGATTTGCTCCGCCGATCGGAAGTTATCAGCGCGGCTCATTGGCAGATCATCGGAACGGTAGATGATGCGGTTGCGCAAATCCGCCAATGGTCTGAAGCTGGAGCGATTGACGGCTTCATCACCGCACCCGGCGGCTCGACATCGTCAATGCACATGGCACTTGACGAGTTGATGCCGAGGTTGAGCGAAGCGGGGCTTTTGCGATCTGACTATACCGGCAACACGTTCGCTCACCACCTGAGCGAATAG